CAATCTTCTGTTCGGTAATCGGTTTTCTGTTGCTCGGGTTAGGCTTCGCTCCGATTTATCCCTGTATGCTGCATGATACCCCAGAACGCTTTGGGAAAGAGCAAACGCAAAAGCTGATGGGCTATCAGATGGCAGTTGCGTACACGGGGGCCACGTTTCTACCTCCGTTGCTAGGTTGGCTTGCTGCACAGACGACCGTTTCGATTTTACCGTTTTTTATAGCCTTCTACATTGCGTTCATGCTATATGGTTCTGAGAGAGTCAATCGAATCATGAAACAACGGACTGTCCAGTCAGAAACAATCTAGCATGAGGCACTCGCTATTTTGTCGATAGCATGTTTTGCAAAGCTTTTCCGTATAAAGACAGGGGCATCTGGTCGCTGTTCATGTAATAAAAGATAGCCATGCCATTTTCTAAAGCAAGAATCGTCCATGCCATTTCATCCGCGGATAGAGTAGAGTCATTTTCTTTTGGCATCAATGTCTGAATGGCTTGGGAAAGATGCTGTACCGACTCGATGATCATGTTCGACCATCGCTTTCGAACAGACTCTTCGCGCATGGCATAAAGCAAAAATTCCAGGTTCAGCATGTTCCATGTACGATTTTGTTGCTGAACGGACATAAAATAGGCGTCCATGGCTTCTATAAAATGCGATAATGATGGCTGGTGATGAATTACGTGATGGATATTCGACACATGTAATTGCATCTGACCTTCCAAAATAGCGAGAAAGAGATCTTCTTTGGACTGAAAATGAGCATAAACAGCTCCTTTGGTAAAGCCAGCATGGTCTGCGATTTTATCAACGGAAGCCCCGTGGAAGCCTAACTGAGCAAAGGTCTCGATAGCTGCGTCAATGAGCAATTGCCGTGTTTCCTGTTTACGCTCTGCTTGGGTTAATCTGCGTCTGTTCATTCGTCCTCCTCCTTCTCTTGACAAGCATACCATATA
This genomic stretch from Brevibacillus brevis harbors:
- a CDS encoding TetR/AcrR family transcriptional regulator, which gives rise to MNRRRLTQAERKQETRQLLIDAAIETFAQLGFHGASVDKIADHAGFTKGAVYAHFQSKEDLFLAILEGQMQLHVSNIHHVIHHQPSLSHFIEAMDAYFMSVQQQNRTWNMLNLEFLLYAMREESVRKRWSNMIIESVQHLSQAIQTLMPKENDSTLSADEMAWTILALENGMAIFYYMNSDQMPLSLYGKALQNMLSTK